The Thermodesulfobacteriota bacterium DNA window NNNNNNNNNNNNNNNNNNNNNNNNNNNNNNNNNNNNNNNNNNNNNNNNNNNNNNNNNNNNNNGCGAACGATCCCCCGGTGACGATGCCGTCAAGCCCTTGACTTCAGGGACCGCCGAGGCGGCACGGGGCAAGCTTCCCGTCGAGAATGCCGGTAATAGCGAACGATCCCCCGGTGAAAATGCCGTCAAGCCCTTAACGCCAGGGACCGCCGAGGCGGCACGGAGCAAGCTTCCTGTCGAAAATGGCGGCAATACCGGACGTCTCTATGTAAACACAAATATAAAAAACGCTGCCATTACCCTTCCTGACATCAAGCAAGAATACAGCCCCGGCATGCCGCTGGCACCGGGTCAGTATAAAGTAATCGCAACGGCACCAAACCACGCGCCAATAGAACAAATCGCTGTTGTCTCAGCAGGAACTGACAACAAAATCGACATGCAGTTTTCCTCTGATATGGGCACCCTTAAAGTTACTACCGATCCCTCCGATGCCGTTATAAAAATAATGAATTATGATAAAGAATTTCAACAGGGGATGGAACTACCGGCAGGTGAGTACCAGATTGACGCTGAATCAGGCCTTGCCAGGGCAAGTGAACGGGTCACCGTTTTTGCCAATAAGGAAAACAGCGTATCCTTATCGTTAACCCCGGCTGAAGTCTTTGCAAACCCCCTGGGTATGAAATTCAAATGGATCGGTCCCGGAAGTTTTACGATAGGCAGCCCGACAACTGAAGCCGGGCGTCACATGGACGAATATCAGCACGAGGTTACCATCAGCAAGGGATTCTATATTCAAACCACGGAGGTAACCCAGAAACAGTGGCGCAGCCTGATGGGCAACAATCCATCTTATTTTACAGGTTGCGGCGAAAATTGCCCCGTGGAAAATATATCCTGGCTGGATGCCCAGGAATTTATAAAAAAATTAAAAGCAAAATATAACATGAATTACGATATACCCACGGAAGCTGAGTGGGAATATGCCTGCCGCGCCGGAAGCAAAACAGCCATATATACCGGCCCTCTGAGCATCTTAAGTCTTAATGACGGCCCGGAATTGGATCCTGTTGCCTGGTATGGAGGCAATAGCTGCGCGGACTACAACGGGGCCGATGACTGCTCCGGACGCAAAGGAGCGCAGATCCGATGCCAGCAATGCGGAACACATCCTGTCGCGAAGAAAAGACCTAATGCCTGGGGGTTATATGATATGCTGGGCAATGTCTGGGAATTGTGTTCAGACTGGTATAACAATTTTCCCGGCGGTTATCAGACAGGTGCTGTTACCGATCCCAGGGGACCGACCATCGGCACACACCGCATCATCAGGGGGGGGAGCTGGTTTAGCGAGGCGGCACAATGCCGGTCAGCATTCCATGACAGGAGCAATCCAACCGTTCCGAGTAACGGCGTAGGGCTTCGGGTCATTATACGCAATTAAACAGGCAAAACATTTAGGGCGGTTTTTATGATAAAAACCGCCCTTTTTTATACCTGCTCCAAATTGTAGGGGCAACCCCCAGTGGTTGCCCATCGATTGGGCAGGCACAGGGGCCTGCCCCTACAGATCGTGCATCATCCGGGTTAGTACATATAGGGATCTCCCGGATATACCCTGTAACGGTATTTGACGGGCCCGGACATCATGCTGGTAGACATCATAGAAACGATGCCTCCCAGCGCGTTCATGCTCTCCATCTTCGGAATGACGGCCTCGCCCTCAAGCACCATTTTCCCTGAGGCAAAATCAGCAATAGGACCTTTAAAAAACAGTTTCATCTCAACCGGGGTCGAGGTACGTGCTTTCCCCCCCCATTTTTTCACATGAAAATGGCTCTTTACGACACCATTCATGGTAATGGTCCCTATGCTGTCCAGGTATAAAGTACCCGTAAACGGCTCAAGCTGTTCCATCCTGAAGTCCACTTTCATTGGAAGAAAGGCGACACGTACTTTAACCTTAAACGGAGGCAAATTAATACTGCCGTTTTCAAGTTTCAAAGAAGATATATTTGCGCCGCAAGTCATTGTGGTTGTGTCCGGCAGTTTGACTTGCTGTTTCAAATTTTCAATCTCAACCATCCCGTCCACGTGCCAGTTTTCCATTTTAATCACAAAATCATCTTCCGGCTTCTGTGCGTCAGATACAGGACGAGCGCCGGTGCTGCACAATGTCGTCTCATCCAGAGGCGCGCCGTCAAACCGGTCTTTCATCCAGGCTAACGCGTATGGTGCCACCTGAAACATCGGGATAATATGCTCGGCCGTCGGAAACACCTGGAAAGAAACCTTCATCCCCATTTTACAATAAGCATCTTTGAGATCCAGGGCCTGATCCATGGGAACAAACGGATTAGCTGATCCGTGATACAGATAAACCGGAGCGTTGATCGGGCTTTTGCCGAGCTTCATGCCATCGACAATCGCGGCCACCCTGGGGACCCTTTCAATTAAATCGTTTATCGTAAGGCCGTCCTTTGTTAACGCTTTGGTCCCGATATGCATATATATTCTCAACCCGTCGAACACACAGTAATCCCTCGCGCCTTCAAAGGCCTCACGCCCTCCCTCATTTACAAGATCATATAACGGCACTTCATTGGGATACTGGTAATAGAGCCCGGCTAAAAATAAAAGGTAATAATTGGATCCTGGTCCGCCGTCCATGGTTCTTCCCACATGGATGAGATCAGCGACAACACCGCCCGCTATAACACCAACCAGATTCAAATCAGGCATATAAGACGGCTGAAGCTGGCCCGCCCACGCCGCGGTCTGCCCGCCCTGATCGTACCCCCAGGTAACGACTTTATCGCTATGGCTGAACGGGGAGTGAGGAATCTGCCTTGAAGCCTTAAATATATCCAGTGCGGCATGACCCTGGTTATGAGCGTTACAGTATGATGGATACCCGCCAGTGGTATATCCGGGATAATCGCTTATTAACACGGCGTAACCCGCTTTAAGAATGGCGATAATATTATCGTTTTCCCAGTAGTTGCCTGCCCTGAGTTGAAAAGAAGGAGCGCATTTCTGGCTAAACCCCTGAGTGGCGGGGCAATAAATAACCACGTTCCCATGATCCCAGGCCCCAGGCACGATGACGGTACCTGTCACGACGTTTGGCATGCCAAGCGCATCAGAAGACCGATACATGATCTGCCATGAATCAAACGGGGGCGCATCAGGGATTACGACCTTTGCTTCTATAAATTTGATAAGATCACCATGAACGCCTGCCGGCAGTGGAGACGGCTCTGAGTATAGAGACTGCACCGATACGCTCTTTTCGGATTCAGCCATGGCCGGAGCGGCAAACAGCAATGCCGATATCATTATTAATAACAGGACCGCCGGAGACCTACTGATTTTAACCATTTTGTTCCCCCCTTACGCTGAATGGTTACTAACAACAGTAATGATGATTGTTGTTCAGGAATTTGTCTGTCTTTTGTACCCCAACCCATGATGATTTTTTAGTGTAACAATTTGAAAAAAAAAATACAAATCTTGAATCGGCCTGACCTAAGCGCCCCGATTGCCGATCAACATGTAGCGCCCAGAATAAGATTGACACACAAGGCCGCACTTGCTATAGATAAAGGCCATAAAAGCAAGTTCTTATCCTTATCCTTTATCCTTGAAGATTTTACTCTGGTCGATTAACCCGGAAAGAGAGCCAATGAACGATAACATCATCGAACAACGGAAATTCAAGCGGTTTTTCTTCCCAAATCATGAAATGATTCGAGCTGTTTTTTCATTTTCAGATGACAAGGGACTGATTTTTGATTCAAAGGTATTGAATCTGAGTGAATTAGGACTTGGGTTGGTGGTGCACAAAACCGATACCAACGCGGCCGACGACCTCAAGGCTGGAGACATTTTGCACCTCAAGGGGATTGTTGGGAATCCTGATCTGGAATTTATGCGCGAAATTAAATCTGAAATCCGGTGGGTCGTGAATGCTCAATGGATGGACAATATCGGGTTTGGATGCGAATTCATCGACATTTCTGCTGAACTGAGGGAGAAAATTGATTCCTTTATAAACGTCGCCGAAGAAATGATGGATAGCTCAACATAGGCGATCCCGATAATGGGCTGAAGTTTCCGGGATCGGCCGGGGGCTAACCTCGACCCGGAGAATTTACGGGTACAAAGGGATTAGGCGGGATGTCGGGATGACAAGGGCAGAAACGTCCGGACGAGAACGCTTTAGGCCCTGCCTTCCACGGAGAAATGCCGGTCCAGGCGCATGGTGCTGAACAGGGTTTTGATGTTTCGGTCGGCGTTTTTGATTTTCAGCTTGCCGCCGTTTTTGGAAAGAGAGTTGTGAACGGCGATCATGACGCCGATGCCGACGGAATCGACCATTTCCACGCCGGACATGTCGATGATAATAAATTCCGGTTTTTCCTGGACCAGGGCATGCAGTTCGGCCCTGAATTCATCTGCTATGGAGGCGGTAATATTGATGCCGGGTTTGACGGTAACCTGTGAACCGGTTTTTATGATCTGGCTGGTACTCATCACTGCCTGCTCCACTATCTAATGGGTAACGTCTGTAAACAGTGATGGAAACGTATCATGTTTTTACCGGATAGCAAACAAAAAAATCAGGCCGAAGCGGCGACGGTTTCCTGCTGTTCCATCAAACGCTTGACCTGCTGAAAAAACTGATCCGTATGTTGAGTGTCCAGTGCCCAGAAATTGTAAGTCTTTTCATACGAGATGCCCAGTTCGGTGGCAGCGCTGGCCGGATAGATAAAAATCGGCATGATGGCTTTTTTCAGGTTGCGGCAGATGCGCTCAAGAGACGTAAACAACGCTTCCGCCGGGAGCTCCTTGCGGTCGATGATAAAGATCTTGATGCAGCTGGTGAATTCGGACATGTTCAGCCCGATGTCCGAGGTGTTGACCATCAGGACGGCCTTGAGCCACCGTTCCAGCTTCAGGGAGAGCAGGTAGCGTTTTCGCCTGAATCCCAGCGTCAGGTAATCGTTGGAGAGGTTGTTGATGCTGCCGTAGGATTTCGGGGAAAGATCCAGGGACTGGAGCATCAGCCCGCCGGATTTGTTTTCGTAGAAACTTTCCAGGATGGCCAGTTCTTCATGAACCGCGGTGCTCAAGGTGTAGCCGGCCGGCAATTCCTGGTTTTCGGAGCCTTTCGCTTTGTATCGTAAGTAAGCCAGGGAGTCGATGGAACATCCTTTCTGGCTGCGGGTATTGTGCGTGATGCTGCTGAATACGGATTTGGCGAACTTGTCGTTGGCGTCAAAATAGTTGATCAGGTAGTCCAGGTTGGAGGAGGCGAAAGTATAGGACTCATAGACATAACGGGAGGACTGCTTGAGCAGTGACAGTTTCTGGTGCAGCTGGGGAACGGTGTCCGGTGAAGTGTGCAGGCACAGGAGCCAGGATTTTTCATAGAACCGCAGCATGGCCATATGGCCCAGAATCATCCCCTTGTCCTGGTAAATGAAGTGACGGGCGATATGGGGATTGCGGGTGTAGAGGTTTTCGTAAGTTTTTTTGACCTGCTCCTTGTGCTTGTGGAAAAATTCATAGTTGTCCGAATAAATGATACCGTTGCGGAAAAAGAATTCCCAGAGCAGGTTCATGTCCACCTTGTCGCACAGATAGGAGTTCCTGTCCTCCGCCTGGCCGAGCATGGCCAGAAGATCCATGTGGTCGTTGATCGCCATATCCAGAATGGAAATACCGCATTTTACGGTGTTGTCCTTTTTTTTATCGGGCTGGCTGTAGATAATCTGTCCCCGGCATTTGAGCAGGAACTGATTGCCGAACTTCAGAATGGTGTCGGGGATGATCAGGCCGGGCAGGAGCTGGGCGTCCTCCTTGAATTCATCCACGGCAAAGCCCGATCCGGACATATCCAGTATTTTAAGCTGGATGCTTTTCTGCGTCAGGGGATGCCGGATAATGGCGTCGGGGGAGGGGACCAGTTCCTGGCGGGTGCTGCGGAACTCCTTGGGTTTAAACCGCTGGATTTGAAAGTTCAGGGGCTCCAGCACGATGTCCCGGTGGATTTTTGTCCCGCTCTGTTTGAAGATCAGGGCTTCCCCTGAATAAACCGTATCCTTGTTGCATTTGAATATCAGGTTGACCTTGGTGTTGGAGTTGATCCATTTGAAGGTGGGGGAATACTTTCGCTCCAGGCGGACATGAAAGGCCATGGTGCTGAAATCCAGAAGCGTGCCGCGATAGACGTTGCTGTTCTGAACCATCTGCACCTGCACGCCGGTACTGTCATACCGTTTCACCCGGCGCTTGTTGATTTCCTCGTACATGCTGGGAAGCTTGAGGACGATTTTGGTCCGGGTGGCGCTGACCACCCGCGGTTTTACCTGAAGGACTTTGTTGTTATCCTGGATCAGCAGGTTGGTCAGGCGATAATTTTTAAATACCGGGATCAGATCGTCAATATCCGTCCACACGCACTCCAGGGTCTCCCCCTGACAGGGTTGAGGCATGACATGCTTGCTGATCTTGTAATCGTGATTCTTATGCTGAAAGTTGATGATGATGGTTTCATCCTGGAAGTTCAGGTAATTGATCCGGTCAATCAGGTATCTGATTTTGCCGCTTTTTTTCCCCCGCAGGCCGGCTGTTTTTTCATTCAGACTGATGAGCTGGGACTGCTCCTTGACTTTCAGCTTGCTGCCGGTTGACGGGTCAGGAAATATTTTTACGGTTTTGGCGTCGCCGCTGGACATGGGTTTGTAAATGACATGTTTCTTTCCGGACGGTTCCATGGGTTTTCCCTCATGCTGTTTATTGATTTTATTATAATATCAGAATTAGTTGACAAGATCGAGAGCAAAAACAGATGACGGGGAATAAGCACCATATCTGTGAATCGGATGGATTTTGAGCGCAATTGGTAGTGGTTCAGATTGACGATCGCCTCGATATAACCCTGATGTCCGGGTTAGTGGCCGAAAGCGCGGGCGATCAGGGGGATGGCGATGAACGTGCCCAGGGAGGCCGTCAGATTGACCAGCGCGGTGACCAGCAGGATATGGGTGGCCCGGTTTTTCCAGAACCCCTTTAAAGAAGTGATGTCCTGTGGCAGGTCTTCCAGATCGCCGACGGTGGGTTTTTTGAGCAGCGCTTCGGACAGACCGGCGATCCAGCCCGCCGCCAGCAGGGGATGAAGGGTCGTGACCGGCGCCACCACCGCGGAGACGAGAATGGTGATGGGATGGGACCAGGACACGATTGCCCCCAGGGCGGCCATGGCACTGGTGACCCCGACCCAGATGCCGACGAGCTGCATCCCGGTATCCTTCCCGCCGTAAATGAAGCCGGCGGCCAGCACCGCGATAATGGCCAGCGGCAGGGACCACTTGACGATTTGCGAAAAAATTCCCGGCGGAGGGACCGTATCCAGTTCAGTGATGTCGTCTTCGGTATCCCAGAACTGGCGGATGCCCGGCACGTGGGCGGCGCCGACCACCGCCACGATGGTCTGGCCCGGCGCGTTTTTGATCCGGTGGGCCAGGTACCGGTCGCGCTCATAGACGAGGATTTTCTGCAGCACCGGAAAGGATGATCCCAGTTCGGAAAGCATAACCTGAAGCACGTCTTCCTGTTTCAGCCGCTCAATGTCTTCTTCCTTGACGTCGTCGGCCCCGACGATGGCGGTCAGCAACTGGAAAAGCAGTTTCATTTTACTGAAAAATCCGACCGCCTTCCAGATCCGGGCCAGGGTGATGCGGATTTCCCGATCGGCCAGGTGAATGCGGGCGCCGACGGCTTCGGCCGCCGTAATGGCGCTGATCATGTCCTCGCCCGGCTTGATGCCGAACTGGTCGGCGATTTTCTTCTGAAAGGAGGCCAGCAGCAGGTTGGCCAGCAGCAGAAAGGCCTTATTTTCCTTGACCACCTTGAACAGGTCCATTTCCCGCCACTTGTTGCGGTCGCGGATGGAATCGAACCGGGGCTGGCACAGTTCCACGCAGACAGTGTCCGGCCGCTTGTCGGCAATGATGGAACTGACCAGTTCAGCACTCTGCCGGGAAACATGGGCCGTGCCCACCAGGAACACGGTTTTATCACCTCTGGTCAGGACGAGCGGTTCGTGATTGGGGTTGCTAATTGCGTCCATATATACTATGAAAACGTCTCATGTCTTGCGGGTATCGCGAATGAGGGAGTCCGGATTCTCATTATCAGAGATACCCCGGTTGCAACATCAAGGGCGCCGGCCGGAGCCGGGAAAACTATCCGGCATATAGCCATGATTTATACCGGGTGTCAAGCAGGGAATCTCTTTTTCATTCGTTAACGGACGATACCTGAACACGTAAAATCTTTACGGGGTCTTACCGGCCCCGTGAGGCAAGAACAGGGGAGACGCATCGTGACCAGAAAAGAAGCCGGTCTTGTGCCGGAGAACTTTATGATAGCCGAGGAACCCTACTATCTTCCTTCCGGCAATGAAATTGAAATGTTCGAGGCCGCCTATGACCGGCGGCTGCCGGTCATGCTCAAAGGGCCGACCGGCTGCGGAAAAACACGGTTTGTTGAGTACATGGCTTACCGCCTTCATCTCCCGCTGATCACCGTCGCCTGCCATGAAGACCTGTTCGTATCCGATCTGGTCGGCCGCTACATGCTGAAAAAAGATGAAACCGTCTGGGTGGATGGACCGCTCACGGCGGCGGTCCGAATGGGAGCCATCTGTTACTGTGATGAAATCGTCGAGGCCAGAAAAGACACCACCGTCGTTATTCACCCGCTGACCGATGACCGCCGGACGCTTTATATCGATAAAAAAGGAGAGGTGGTCAAGGCCCATCCGGATTTCGCCCTGGTCATATCCTACAATCCCGGCTATCAATCCGTTCTCAAGGACCTCAAGCAGAGCACACGGCAGCGCTTTATTTCCTTTGCTTTTGATTATCCGGGTTTTGACCAGGAAGTGACGATTCTGCAGCGGGAGACCGGGACCGACGAAGTGACCGCCGGTAAGCTGGTGGCCCTGGGGCAGAAGATACGGAATATCCGGGACCACGGCCTGACCGAGGGGGCCAGTACACGGCTTCTGGTTTATGCCGCCCGGCTGATCGCCGGCGGTGTTCCCCCCGTTGATGCCTGCCGGACGGCCATATGCCTGCCGCTGACGGATGATGCCGGGCTGCAGGAGACTATGGAGGATCTCGTTCGGGATGTGTTTTAGCGCCCCCCCTGACCGCTGTTGAGATGAAAAACGTATTGTCTCCTTCTGCCGAACCCATGAGAAAGCTGGCTCTGGCCGATCCGGAAACGGCCGGGGAATTCCGCGCCCGGCTGGAGCGCGAGAAAATTGAGCCGGATTCCGCCGTGACCGGAGCAATGGCCGATGATATCATTTACGGCCTGTCTCTGACGACTTCCCTCGGCCGGGCCATTGCCGGGGGATATGTGCGCTTGATCGCTGCCGGTGTCGGCCCCGGAAGGATAGACCGTTACCGCCGGGCCATTCGCAGGGAGGGGGACGAAAACACCACCTGCGCCGAGATCATTGCCGGCAGTTTCGGATCCGTACTGATCTGGGGGGACGACGGACTGGCGGACGAATTCCTCCGAATTCTGGATTTACTCAAACGCAAATGGCTTTATGCCCTGTCGGCCGAGCCCATGGAAGTGGTTTCCGAAATCATCGGCCCCCGGGGGACTTCCGCCGGAAGCGCCTGGCTGAAATTTCTCGCCGACGTTTTTGCCCATGATCTGACGTATAATCAGTTCCGCCGCTTTTCCGCCGTGTTTCCCCGGGCGGTCCGTTCCTGGCCGGCCGGCAAACGCACCTGGCGGATTGAACAGCTGCGACGGGTTGTCCGGCATGATTTCAATCTGGCCTGTGTCTTTGCCGACGCCCTCAACCGGGAACTGTCGCTGCTGGCTGAAAAAGGACTGGAACAGTTTGTTTCAGAAGGCCTGGCCCGGTATCAGAAGGACGAATCCCGGGGACTGAAATTTCTGGGGCTGGACACGCGATCCGCGCTGGAAGCCTGCCACCGCCTGCGTGAAACCGGTGTGCTGTCGCTGAATCGGCAACGGTTGTCGACTTATCTGCAGGCCCGGTGCGGTCGGCCGGTCCCGATTCAGCCTGTTTCCGCCATGACCGGTCCGGTCCGGGAAACGGATAATGGGGAAGCGCTGGCCTTTTTCGACGGCCGCACGATTTTCCTGGCCGATGAGATCGGCCGCTTTCCGGATCATCACCGGAACGATTTCCTGTACAAAGCCCTGGCCTGGATCGAGGCGGGCCTGCTTGAGTTCAATACCTTTGATTTTGACCTGGAAAGGTTCGCGGATCTGTACGCTGAAACGGCCGGTTTACAATGTCCGGACGAGGGGGACGCCGGCGACCTGGACCGTTTTTTCAAGGCGTTTCCCGATCCCCGAATCGCCGGCGACCTGTTTTCGGTGTTCGAGTACGGAAGAATCCGCACCCTGCTTGAAAACGCTTATCCCGCGGGTGCCCAACGGTACTTCCCTCTGGCTCGGGAAGAGGCGAGAACCATGCTCCGCTCCGTTGACTTGCCCGCTCTGATGCCGATCCTGTTCGCCGGTATCGCCCTTAATGATGACATGCAGCCATGGCTCGGGGCAGGTGAGCGGAATCGCATCGCCGCCAATAACATTTTCCGGATTTTTACCGCCTTCACGGCCGGTGCCGCATATCCCGAGGCCAGCGCCGCAGGGGTCCGGCAGGTGCTGACCGGTCCGTGCCGGGATATCTTCCCCACCGGCGGAAACTATGTGCCGCTGTCCACCCCCTTTGGCCTGCGGGTGCGTCCGGACCTGTTCTATGCTGCTTTCGCTTCCTACGAGCGACAGGCCGGGATGATCAAGGAAAAAATCGCCCGCCTTTCCGGCCAGTCGGTGCCCCGGTCGATGATCCGGAGGCGGCTCCAGGAACAGGGCGGCAGGCTGTCTCCGGAAGATCTGCGGGAGATGATTCATGATGTCCGGCGGGGCACCACCAGCCAGGACACCGCCGCTGCCCGCGTGACCATCTCTCCGGCGGATCTTGACATGGAAGCGCTGTACCGGGAACTCAATACCGAAGCACCCGGAACGGATGATTTCGGAAGCTGCATTTTTCGTTATCCTGAATGGGATCATCACATCGGCGACTACCTGGCCAGCCATGTCATGGTCCGTCAGCGGACGGTGACGGCGGAACAAACTGACTTTTACCGTGACACCCTGTCCCGGTATGCCGGCCTGGTCAAGAAAATCCGTTACGCCTTTGAAATGCTCAAACCGGAGGGGATAACCGTTCTTCGTAAGTGGCGGGAAGGGGAAGAATTTGATTACCGCCAGCTGCTGGAATATGCCGTCGACAAGAAGGCGGGTCGGACGCCTTCGGAACGGATTTATATCAAACGGCTGAAAAGCCAGCGGGACGTGGCCGTATTGCTGTTGCTGGATTTCTCCCGCTCCACCTCCAACAAGGTGGCCGGATCGGATACGGCCATGGTTCTGGACGTGGAAAAAGAGGCCCTGGTCCTGTTCTGCGAAGCCCTGAGCGTGACCGGTGACTCCTTTGCCATCGCCGGCTTTTCGGGGACCGGGCGCCTGGGGGTCGATTACTTTCAGATTAAATCTTTTGACGAGCCCATCAATGACGACGTCAGGCGCCGGATCGGCATGATCAGTCCGCAGCGGAACACCCGCATGGGCGCCGCCATCCGCCATGCCACGGCCAGGTTCACGGATATGACCGCCCGTACCCGGCTGCTGATTATCATCAGCGACGGTTTTCCGAACGACATTGATTACAAACGGGATTACGCTCTGGCCGACACCCGGCGTTCCCTGCTGGAAGCAAGGACGAAGGGGATTATTGTCCACAGCATCACTATCAATATAGCCGGAGACAGCAAGCTGGATGATCTGTACGGCCGGGTGCGGCACAGCGTGATTTCCGATGTCCGTGAATTGCCTGACCGGCTGGTGCGAATTTATGGACGGCTTACCGGATGAATACAACCATCTCACCGATGATCATTTATAATGATATTTTCAGCTGGGAAGGGTTGAGCAGGAAATTCGGCCTGGCGATAGGGAAAATCCGGCTGCGTATTTTCGACCTCGGTGCGGACGGACCGGCAGACAACGTTCTTTACCTGCGCCCGATCATCATCGTTGTCTCCGATGTGCCGGGAGAAAAGATCTCGGTCAAGGGCTGGGCGGGCCCTCTGGCTTCTTGTATCATCCGGAAGTTTAATATCGATTACCAGCGCATGATGTGGCTGGAGTATTATCCCGCAGTCGAATACGGCCAGCGAAAAACAAAATACATCCAGGAAAAGATTGAGGTGGTTGAATTCGTATGGGAGGCGGGACACGCGGTGCGGCCCCGCTGGCGCCCTCTTGATCCGCCCCTCCTCGACAGGGTCAGGGAACTGGTGCATAAAACATAAAAACGGTTCAAGGTGTAAGGTTTAGGGTGCAAGGTGCAGGGGATAGGATGAAAAGGGCTGGCGATAAAATAGTTTTCCCGGGATTACTGGTATTGCTGGCGCTGGCGGTCGCGGACACCGGCTGGGCCTCTTCCGGCGCGTCCGGAGAAACTGCCGGCGGTATCTCCTGGACATTTCTGGCGGTCGGTTTGTTGGGCGGTCTGGCCCTGTTCCTGTACGGTCTGGAAAAAATGAGCGAGGGCCTGAAAATGGCCGCCGGCCATCAGATGCGGCTGATCCTCGCCGCCATGACCAGCAACCGCGTGATCGCCCTGCTGGTAGGGGCGTTTGTCACCATGGTCATTCAGTCCAGCAGCGCCACCACGGTCATGCTGGTCAGCTTCGTCCAGGCGGAACTGATGACCTTTTCCCGGTCCCTGGGCGTGATTCTGGGCTCGGACATCGGCACCACCGTTACCGTCCAGCTGATCGCGTTCAAATTCGCCGATTACGCGCTTCTGGCCGTGGCCGCGGGTTTCGGCCTGCGAATGCTGGCCCGACGGAGACGGGTAAAAACGATCGGTGATATCGTGCTCGGTTTCGGTCTGATTTTTTACGGCATGAAAATCATGGGTGACGCCATGGCACCCTTGAAGACCAATGCCGACCTGTATTATCTGTTTCACCAGCTGGAAAACCCCCTGCTGGGTTTGCTGGTCGGCATTCTTTTTACCGCCGTTATTCAGAGCAGCGGCGCCTTTATCGGGATTCTTATCGTCCTGGCCGAGCAGGGGCTGATCTCCCTGGAGGCCGGCATCCCGCTGGTACTGGGATCCAATATCGGCACCTGCGTCACCGCCGGTCTGGCCTGCATCGGCATGTCCCGGGAGGCCGTACGGGTGGCCATGGCGCATGTGGCCTTCAAGATCGCCGGCGTGCTGCTGTTTGTTTTCTGGATCCCGGATTTTGCCGATCTGACCCGGAAATTAACGACGCTGCTCAGCGCCGGTCACGGACGGGAGATCGCCAACGCCCATACCGTCTTCAATCTCGGCATGGCCCTGGTATTTCTTCCTTTCACATCCCTTTTTGCCTGGTTTATCATGAAAATAATTCCGGAACGGGCTCAAACCAGACAATCCAAGGATATGCTGACCTGGTATCTGGATGAAAAAAGTATCGAGACACCGGAAGTCGCCATCGGACTGGCCCGCACGGAAATTTCCC harbors:
- a CDS encoding TraB/GumN family protein; amino-acid sequence: MDAISNPNHEPLVLTRGDKTVFLVGTAHVSRQSAELVSSIIADKRPDTVCVELCQPRFDSIRDRNKWREMDLFKVVKENKAFLLLANLLLASFQKKIADQFGIKPGEDMISAITAAEAVGARIHLADREIRITLARIWKAVGFFSKMKLLFQLLTAIVGADDVKEEDIERLKQEDVLQVMLSELGSSFPVLQKILVYERDRYLAHRIKNAPGQTIVAVVGAAHVPGIRQFWDTEDDITELDTVPPPGIFSQIVKWSLPLAIIAVLAAGFIYGGKDTGMQLVGIWVGVTSAMAALGAIVSWSHPITILVSAVVAPVTTLHPLLAAGWIAGLSEALLKKPTVGDLEDLPQDITSLKGFWKNRATHILLVTALVNLTASLGTFIAIPLIARAFGH
- a CDS encoding VWA domain-containing protein, with the protein product MRKLALADPETAGEFRARLEREKIEPDSAVTGAMADDIIYGLSLTTSLGRAIAGGYVRLIAAGVGPGRIDRYRRAIRREGDENTTCAEIIAGSFGSVLIWGDDGLADEFLRILDLLKRKWLYALSAEPMEVVSEIIGPRGTSAGSAWLKFLADVFAHDLTYNQFRRFSAVFPRAVRSWPAGKRTWRIEQLRRVVRHDFNLACVFADALNRELSLLAEKGLEQFVSEGLARYQKDESRGLKFLGLDTRSALEACHRLRETGVLSLNRQRLSTYLQARCGRPVPIQPVSAMTGPVRETDNGEALAFFDGRTIFLADEIGRFPDHHRNDFLYKALAWIEAGLLEFNTFDFDLERFADLYAETAGLQCPDEGDAGDLDRFFKAFPDPRIAGDLFSVFEYGRIRTLLENAYPAGAQRYFPLAREEARTMLRSVDLPALMPILFAGIALNDDMQPWLGAGERNRIAANNIFRIFTAFTAGAAYPEASAAGVRQVLTGPCRDIFPTGGNYVPLSTPFGLRVRPDLFYAAFASYERQAGMIKEKIARLSGQSVPRSMIRRRLQEQGGRLSPEDLREMIHDVRRGTTSQDTAAARVTISPADLDMEALYRELNTEAPGTDDFGSCIFRYPEWDHHIGDYLASHVMVRQRTVTAEQTDFYRDTLSRYAGLVKKIRYAFEMLKPEGITVLRKWREGEEFDYRQLLEYAVDKKAGRTPSERIYIKRLKSQRDVAVLLLLDFSRSTSNKVAGSDTAMVLDVEKEALVLFCEALSVTGDSFAIAGFSGTGRLGVDYFQIKSFDEPINDDVRRRIGMISPQRNTRMGAAIRHATARFTDMTARTRLLIIISDGFPNDIDYKRDYALADTRRSLLEARTKGIIVHSITINIAGDSKLDDLYGRVRHSVISDVRELPDRLVRIYGRLTG
- a CDS encoding CbbQ/NirQ/NorQ/GpvN family protein, whose amino-acid sequence is MIAEEPYYLPSGNEIEMFEAAYDRRLPVMLKGPTGCGKTRFVEYMAYRLHLPLITVACHEDLFVSDLVGRYMLKKDETVWVDGPLTAAVRMGAICYCDEIVEARKDTTVVIHPLTDDRRTLYIDKKGEVVKAHPDFALVISYNPGYQSVLKDLKQSTRQRFISFAFDYPGFDQEVTILQRETGTDEVTAGKLVALGQKIRNIRDHGLTEGASTRLLVYAARLIAGGVPPVDACRTAICLPLTDDAGLQETMEDLVRDVF
- a CDS encoding Na/Pi cotransporter family protein, whose translation is MKRAGDKIVFPGLLVLLALAVADTGWASSGASGETAGGISWTFLAVGLLGGLALFLYGLEKMSEGLKMAAGHQMRLILAAMTSNRVIALLVGAFVTMVIQSSSATTVMLVSFVQAELMTFSRSLGVILGSDIGTTVTVQLIAFKFADYALLAVAAGFGLRMLARRRRVKTIGDIVLGFGLIFYGMKIMGDAMAPLKTNADLYYLFHQLENPLLGLLVGILFTAVIQSSGAFIGILIVLAEQGLISLEAGIPLVLGSNIGTCVTAGLACIGMSREAVRVAMAHVAFKIAGVLLFVFWIPDFADLTRKLTTLLSAGHGREIANAHTVFNLGMALVFLPFTSLFAWFIMKIIPERAQTRQSKDMLTWYLDEKSIETPEVAIGLARTEISRMAKLLERMLRAVIIPFISDERFIARDISEKEEAALFRREIPKRDEIFPELTLLEGIDMREKKIDFLEEKIGDYLNRVLRQNVSEKIVNEAMAMMSMAKDMESIGDLIHRNIMPLIAKKQELDEDFSEEGKEELMIYHQKVCNHIRLLKEAFAEPSPDRSCRIMGQERIYLDLESKYRLQHLHRVHRQQKESLATHEVHMELLDLLKQVVVYSSNIALTFSSSCYVTPA